One genomic segment of Methylocystis sp. SC2 includes these proteins:
- a CDS encoding HNH endonuclease yields the protein MTYSEEPTTVLESPQSFVVREECQKAASQNGFRRILGEEAGWAAFGSTTAHGTIHLAAGGPQGPWYLALDHPGVIQELNLPAAVVSGPGRARFAFNTLGALYAVLRRVYELGVSLPDAPLREFERRITDLPRTTEAERLVVQRIGQDIFRDRLMDYWQGRCPLTGISDPALLRASHIIPWSECESDAERLDVHNGLLLSALWDAAFDRALVTFDDQGRPEFSPSLSEQARTELRWNAPITLTDEHRRQLARHRERARGEG from the coding sequence GTGACCTATAGCGAGGAACCGACCACGGTGCTTGAATCGCCTCAGTCCTTTGTCGTCCGCGAGGAATGTCAAAAGGCCGCGTCGCAGAACGGCTTCCGCCGGATCCTGGGGGAAGAGGCCGGCTGGGCGGCTTTCGGTTCGACAACGGCGCATGGGACGATTCATCTCGCTGCAGGCGGACCGCAGGGGCCGTGGTATCTCGCGCTCGACCATCCCGGCGTCATCCAGGAACTGAACTTGCCCGCGGCTGTCGTTTCCGGTCCCGGCCGCGCCCGCTTTGCCTTCAATACACTTGGCGCTCTTTATGCCGTGCTACGCCGCGTTTACGAACTGGGCGTCAGCTTGCCCGATGCTCCACTGCGGGAGTTTGAGCGGCGCATCACGGATCTGCCACGCACGACCGAGGCCGAACGGCTGGTCGTACAGAGGATCGGGCAGGACATCTTTCGCGACCGTCTGATGGATTACTGGCAGGGGCGTTGCCCCCTGACCGGGATCTCCGACCCGGCCCTGTTGCGCGCCTCGCACATCATCCCGTGGAGCGAGTGCGAGAGCGATGCCGAGCGGCTCGACGTACATAACGGCCTGCTGCTGTCAGCGCTGTGGGATGCCGCCTTCGACCGTGCGCTCGTGACCTTCGACGACCAGGGCAGACCCGAGTTCTCGCCCAGTCTCAGCGAGCAAGCGCGCACCGAACTCCGCTGGAATGCACCCATCACGCTGACGGATGAGCACCGTCGGCAGCTCGCTCGCCATCGCGAGCGGGCGCGAGGCGAAGGCTAA
- a CDS encoding ASCH domain-containing protein has translation MEVEFDELLEQVDGHHFWLTYLSDATRPRSRIGIHLAIFAEPFLSMVLSGEKTIESRFSRNRCAPYGEIDDGDIILLKEVAGPICGLALARRIWCYDLSTEPIDRIRHRFGAAIRADDEFWSSRADALYATLIELDAPASIAPVGCDKRDRRGWVSLRSRQMAFDFA, from the coding sequence TTGGAGGTCGAGTTCGACGAACTGCTGGAGCAGGTCGACGGCCATCATTTCTGGCTGACCTATCTGTCGGACGCGACCCGGCCGAGGAGCCGGATCGGCATTCACCTTGCGATCTTTGCCGAGCCGTTCCTATCCATGGTTCTGTCCGGCGAAAAGACAATCGAGTCCCGCTTTAGCCGTAACCGGTGCGCACCATACGGCGAGATCGACGATGGTGACATTATTCTCCTCAAGGAGGTGGCTGGGCCGATCTGCGGCCTCGCGCTTGCGCGTCGTATCTGGTGCTACGACCTCAGCACCGAGCCGATCGACCGCATCCGACATCGCTTCGGCGCGGCTATCCGTGCCGATGATGAATTCTGGTCCTCCCGCGCCGATGCCCTTTATGCAACCTTGATCGAGCTCGACGCGCCCGCTTCGATCGCGCCAGTCGGTTGCGATAAGCGTGACCGGCGGGGATGGGTGTCCCTGCGATCGCGTCAGATGGCGTTCGATTTCGCATGA
- a CDS encoding radical SAM protein has product MTSPAKPIDTERFAAHLRARAIDLDGGRVLISRLAGSSQEVDLTVPANCNGYGRVRHFRFATAEGWPANPLPVAPACRALGIAPVPDLMTALVFQNAACAWRCWYCFVPEELLKADLSRSAWFRAAELVDLYRQIPDAPRIIDLSGGSPDLVPEWTPWMMRALVDAGLAETTYLWTDDNLSTTYLFDALPPADLALLHRYRNYGRVCCVKGFDARSFAFNTGAAPQDYDRQFEVLRRVLDLGLDVYGYVTLTSPHDDGIAQGVADLIDRLQAIDPNYPLRVIPLRIQVFTPVEQRVARDDAREKSLAVQEEAIAAWKSELESRFSPDLRALQICDVPLRTRPT; this is encoded by the coding sequence GTGACGAGCCCGGCCAAGCCCATTGATACTGAGCGTTTCGCCGCGCATTTGCGCGCGCGGGCGATCGACCTCGACGGCGGCCGCGTCTTGATCTCTCGCCTCGCTGGCTCGAGCCAAGAGGTCGACCTTACGGTTCCGGCCAACTGCAACGGATATGGGCGCGTTCGCCATTTCCGGTTCGCGACAGCCGAGGGTTGGCCAGCCAATCCACTCCCGGTCGCGCCGGCCTGCCGCGCGTTGGGCATCGCGCCGGTTCCGGACCTGATGACCGCGCTGGTGTTTCAGAACGCTGCCTGTGCATGGCGCTGCTGGTATTGTTTCGTGCCGGAGGAGCTGCTGAAAGCGGATCTCAGCCGCTCGGCGTGGTTCAGGGCCGCCGAACTCGTCGACCTGTATCGCCAGATCCCGGACGCCCCCCGGATCATCGACCTCTCGGGAGGATCGCCGGACCTTGTGCCGGAATGGACTCCGTGGATGATGCGAGCGCTCGTCGACGCCGGCCTCGCCGAAACGACTTATCTCTGGACAGACGACAACCTTAGCACGACCTATCTCTTCGACGCGCTTCCACCCGCCGATCTCGCTCTTCTGCACCGCTACCGCAACTATGGTCGCGTCTGCTGCGTCAAAGGCTTCGATGCCCGCTCGTTCGCCTTCAACACGGGCGCCGCGCCTCAAGATTACGACCGGCAGTTCGAGGTATTGCGGCGCGTGCTGGACCTGGGGCTCGATGTTTACGGCTATGTGACGTTGACCTCCCCGCACGATGATGGCATCGCGCAAGGCGTCGCCGACCTGATAGACCGGCTCCAGGCGATCGATCCAAACTATCCGCTCCGGGTCATTCCCCTGCGGATTCAGGTGTTCACACCGGTCGAACAGCGTGTTGCCCGCGATGATGCGCGCGAGAAGAGCCTTGCTGTCCAGGAGGAAGCCATCGCCGCCTGGAAGAGCGAGCTTGAGAGCCGCTTCTCTCCAGATCTGCGAGCGCTGCAAATCTGCGATGTGCCGCTCCGCACAAGGCCGACATGA
- a CDS encoding DUF4186 domain-containing protein — protein sequence MVMFQKPPPLDIKCTSTDCDNDLHCFKQLKKMTPDQRGKCRACGADLVDWKRLHRRDKGDAAHTFGALQHELIRHHFFHRPVDERAMHHAQRKGRIGLKDAARDRLRKYLAVAEPPRDGRQTPLEGNAIYYAQHATATCCRTCLEYWHDIPKGRPLTAEEFDYCATLVDLFLDEKLPDLADGPIRVPRRPRSLPPEWEGSHP from the coding sequence ATGGTTATGTTTCAGAAACCCCCGCCGCTCGACATCAAATGCACGTCGACTGACTGCGATAATGACCTGCACTGCTTCAAGCAGCTGAAGAAGATGACACCTGATCAGCGCGGCAAATGCCGAGCATGCGGGGCGGATCTGGTCGACTGGAAGCGTCTACACCGCCGTGACAAAGGCGATGCGGCGCATACCTTCGGGGCGCTTCAGCATGAGCTGATACGCCACCACTTTTTTCACCGTCCCGTTGACGAACGCGCAATGCACCACGCCCAGCGCAAGGGGCGCATTGGGTTGAAGGATGCCGCCCGTGACCGCCTCCGCAAATATCTCGCGGTCGCCGAGCCGCCCCGCGATGGTCGTCAGACTCCCCTTGAAGGCAATGCGATCTACTACGCGCAGCACGCAACCGCGACGTGCTGCCGGACCTGCCTCGAATACTGGCATGACATCCCGAAGGGCCGGCCACTGACAGCAGAGGAATTCGACTATTGCGCAACCCTCGTCGACCTCTTCCTCGATGAGAAGCTACCCGATCTGGCCGATGGGCCGATCAGAGTGCCGCGCCGCCCTCGCAGCCTGCCCCCTGAGTGGGAGGGATCACATCCGTGA
- a CDS encoding XRE family transcriptional regulator produces the protein MITNERQYRITRSEADRFRKAISELTQGPARADVHPRLLQAEREAMESQLADLQAELTEYDRLKSADLSVISINSFDQLADGLIQARIASGLSQKSLADRLGLKEQQIQRYEAERYASASYQRLREIANALGVRIKNDILLPVAPNSFSGLVNKLRQVGLDRDFLLSRLLPSADAARASGEVGSEDGDYALTAKAGVVLERVFGWTRDNIFGAQALMPPRFAAAEARFKMPANRVQATTSLYAAYANYLAVVALKGARSLPKGEIPTDPAVMRRRIHETYRAVDLKSALHTAWDMGVVVLPLRDRGAFHGACWRYEGHNAIVLKQTSKHEARWLFDLLHELFHAGQRQEADTLEVIEADETSPERRNSDEEIAASQFAGEVELNGEAETLAQACVQAARNSVERLKSVVPAIAEKNKVSVGALANYLAFRLSWQGVNWWGTASNLQADDGDPWTIARDVFVERFPFEIDNELDRQLLDRALH, from the coding sequence ATGATTACTAACGAACGGCAGTATAGGATTACCCGGAGCGAGGCTGATCGATTTCGCAAGGCTATCAGCGAGCTGACCCAAGGCCCCGCCCGAGCGGACGTACATCCGCGCCTGCTTCAGGCTGAGCGTGAGGCCATGGAAAGTCAGCTTGCCGACCTGCAAGCTGAACTTACTGAGTATGATCGCCTGAAGTCCGCCGACCTGTCGGTGATCTCGATCAACTCCTTCGACCAACTGGCTGACGGCCTCATCCAGGCACGGATCGCAAGCGGACTCAGCCAAAAGTCGCTGGCCGACCGACTCGGGCTCAAGGAGCAGCAAATTCAACGCTACGAGGCCGAGCGCTACGCATCGGCCAGCTATCAGCGGCTGCGTGAGATCGCCAACGCACTTGGGGTGCGAATCAAGAACGACATTCTCTTGCCCGTCGCGCCCAACAGTTTCAGCGGGCTCGTCAATAAGCTCCGTCAGGTCGGGCTCGACCGCGACTTTCTTTTGTCGCGGCTCTTGCCGTCGGCCGATGCCGCGCGGGCCAGCGGCGAGGTTGGCAGCGAGGATGGCGACTATGCCCTGACTGCCAAGGCTGGCGTCGTTCTCGAACGCGTTTTCGGTTGGACCCGTGACAATATCTTCGGAGCGCAGGCACTCATGCCGCCACGCTTCGCCGCTGCCGAGGCGCGGTTCAAGATGCCTGCCAATCGGGTCCAGGCGACGACCAGCCTCTATGCTGCCTATGCGAACTATCTCGCCGTTGTTGCACTCAAGGGCGCGCGATCACTACCCAAGGGCGAAATCCCGACGGACCCGGCGGTCATGCGTCGTCGCATTCACGAGACCTATAGGGCCGTCGATCTCAAGAGCGCGCTTCACACGGCTTGGGATATGGGTGTCGTCGTTCTGCCGCTGCGTGACCGCGGTGCCTTCCATGGCGCCTGCTGGCGTTATGAGGGGCACAACGCAATCGTGCTGAAGCAAACATCGAAGCACGAAGCCCGCTGGCTGTTCGATCTTCTGCATGAATTGTTTCATGCCGGGCAACGTCAAGAGGCAGACACGCTGGAGGTGATTGAAGCCGACGAGACCTCCCCCGAGCGACGGAACTCAGACGAAGAAATCGCTGCGAGCCAGTTTGCCGGCGAGGTCGAGCTTAACGGCGAGGCTGAGACGTTGGCGCAGGCCTGCGTTCAGGCCGCGCGCAATTCGGTCGAACGTCTGAAGAGCGTCGTTCCAGCGATCGCAGAGAAAAACAAGGTAAGCGTTGGTGCCCTCGCGAACTACCTCGCCTTTCGCTTGTCTTGGCAGGGGGTGAACTGGTGGGGCACCGCGTCCAACCTCCAGGCGGACGACGGCGACCCGTGGACGATCGCACGCGACGTCTTCGTAGAGCGCTTCCCATTTGAAATCGACAACGAACTCGATCGGCAGCTGCTCGATCGAGCGCTCCATTGA